Proteins from a genomic interval of Garra rufa chromosome 4, GarRuf1.0, whole genome shotgun sequence:
- the LOC141332714 gene encoding uncharacterized protein, producing the protein MEFIKEESEGMKIEETFRVKHEDTEEQTDMMLLKEKSEELNEMEDKVQYDKLDYTKEKLFSCSQTKNTPSQRRAQKTESGNNFICQQCGKSFTKKPNLQIHMRIHTGEKPYTCKQCGRRFIMKGTLNRHMRIHTGEKPYTCDQCGICFTQIGVLKRHMRIHTGEKPYTCSQCGISFGQIAVLNRHTRVHTGEKPYTCKLCGNSFVRKGGLKYHMRIHTGEKPYICQQCGKSFSQQGNLNVHMRIHIEESFICHHCGRIFTKKGYLKVHMRIHSGDKT; encoded by the exons atggagtttattaaagaggagagtgaaggcatgaagattgaagaaacattcagagtcaaacatgaagatactgaggaacaaacag ACATGATGCTGCTGAAAGAGAAAAGTGAAGAACTAAATGAAATGGAAGATAAAGTACAGTATGACAAACTTGATTACACTAAAGAAAAATTGTTTAGTTGCTCACAGACTAAAAATACACCTTCACAAAGAAGAGCTCAAAAGACAGAATCTGGAAATAATTTcatctgccaacaatgtggaaagagtttcactaaaAAACCAAACCTTcaaatccacatgagaattcacactggagaaaagccttacacctgcaaacaatgtggaagaagATTCATTATGAAAGGaacccttaacagacacatgaggattcacaccggagagaaaccttacacttGCGACCAGTGTGGCATATGTTTTACTCAAATAGGAgtccttaaaaggcacatgagaattcacacaggagaaaaaCCTTACACCTGCTCTCAATGTGGAATAAGTTTCGGTCAAATAGCAGTCCTTAACAGACACACgagagttcacaccggagagaaaccttacacctgcaaactgtgtggaaatagTTTTGTTCGAAAAGGAGGCCTCAAAtaccacatgagaatccacactggagagaagccttacatctgtcaacagtgtggaaagagtttcagccaaCAAGGAAACCTCAATgtccatatgagaattcacatAGAAGAGAGCTTCATCTGCCACCATTGTGGTAGAATATTCACTAAAAAAGgataccttaaagtccacatgagaatccacagTGGAGATAAAACTtaa